TGTCCCCGGCGTCAGATTCGCCGAAGGATATGGAAGTCACATATTTTGCAGCGACCACCAATGCTGGTCTATCGACCTCGTTCTCCCAAGTATGtctcttcgctgcagaataaatcaaaacacaaacgtcagaacctccagcaataaaattaACAGTTTTGGCATGAAGAGGTGGAGGAAGTTGAGAAGGAGAGTTGGAGACGACTTTGAGATGTCCGTTCTTCAATAAATAGGCAACTTCTCTTCTCAGCGCTACGCACTCGTTGGTGGTGTGACCGGTGTCAGCATGAAAGTCACACCACTTTGAAGGGTCTTTTTTCGAGTCGGGTTTACTGGATTTTGGCTGCCATTGCACTGCTTTTCCCATCTTTGACAAGTGGTTCATCAAACCTACAGTGTCAATATAGAAAGAGTATTCGTTAATTCTGGGAGGTAGGTCGGGGATATTCTTTCAGTCCATGTCGTCATCTTCTTCCACCATTGCTACTTGTAGTGGTCGAGAGTAGGGGGCAGGACGGTCATCTCTCCTCTTGGGGTAGGGCAGCAGTCTATCAGTCTTTGCGTAATCGTTGGCTCCTTTCCTGCAATAGAGAGTTTCTTCGACCCTGACTTGGGCTATGGCTTTGGCTTGTGCGTCTTCAAACGTATTGCAGGGATATTTGATGAGGTCTCTACATAGGTATGTTTCTCCATATATCCCCTACCTGAATGCTACAATTGCGGTTGGAACGTCGCACTCTGGGACTGTTACCTTCTCCTTGATGAACCGGTTTATATAGTCCTTTAAGGGTCCGTCAGGTCGTTGTTGGACTATGCGATACAGGTCGCTTGTCTGCTTCTCGAACCCCCTGCTGCTAGCAAATTGTtggttgaacatgttgtcgagatGTGAAAAGGAGGTGATGCATCCGTTGGGCAGGCTGGTcaaccacttcaaggcgggtCCGACTGATGTTGAGCCAAAACCTTTGCATAGACTTGCCTCTCTCATATGCTTGGTAACTGGGATTGTCATCATTGGTTGTTTGTAGGTTAGTATATGATCTCTCGGGTCAGAGGTTCCATCATACATGGGCATGTTGTGTAGGCTGAATCGCTTCGGGATATCGATTGCATCAATGGGGTCGGCATATGGtgagtcggcataactgtctaggctAGCTTCTTTGATGGGCATGAGTACTCCAGGGATCTTGTTTATCATGGCCATGATCTATTAGAGTTGGTGGTTGGTGTT
This Spinacia oleracea cultivar Varoflay chromosome 6, BTI_SOV_V1, whole genome shotgun sequence DNA region includes the following protein-coding sequences:
- the LOC130463379 gene encoding uncharacterized protein produces the protein MGKAVQWQPKSSKPDSKKDPSKWCDFHADTGHTTNECVALRREVAYLLKNGHLKVVSNSPSQLPPPLHAKTVNFIAGAKRHTWENEVDRPALVVAAKYVTSISFGESDAGDISDKHHNGLMISIPVGNWMIRRVLVDNGSSTNVMMLDALKEMGLNPETDVIKKPTFLIGFSGEAKTTFGEVTLPVYAQGVNQ